A segment of the Cellvibrio sp. KY-YJ-3 genome:
TGGAGGTGATTGCTTTACTCGCCGAACAATTTGGTTTTGGTGAAGTGCGTGTCGCCCACGAGCAAAATCTAGTGCTGCCTGATGTGCGCAAAGCGGATTTATTTGCTTTGTGGCAAGCGCTGGATCTGATCGGCATGGCCACACCCAACGCCGGGCTGCTCACCGATATTATCGCTTGCCCCGGTGGCGATTACTGCTCGCTTGCCAACGCCAAATCCATTCCCATCGCCCAGGCAATTCAACAGCGTTTTGAGGATCTGGACTATTTGCACGATGCCGGTGACGTTAGTTTAAATATTTCCGGCTGTATGAATGCCTGTGGTCATCACCACATTGGCAACATAGGCATATTGGGTGTGGATAAAAACGGCAGCGAGTTTTATCAAGTCACACTGGGTGGCGCTCAGGGCAATGACAGTCGTTTAGGTAAGGTGATTGGCCCGGCATTTTCTGCCGCAGAAATGCCAGATGTGATTGAAAAAATAATCACCACTTACAAAGATTATCGCGAAGTGGATGAACCTTTTATTGATGTGGTGCAGCGAATTGGTATTGATCCCTTTAAAGAAAACCTCTACCAAAACTCAGCGTCACCGCAGCAGCAACCCATGGAGGTTTTGCCATGAATAATGTTATTGCACTTGCGCAAAGCGGTGCGCACATTGTGGAGCAAGACCCCTGGGTGTTTATTAATTCTGAAACTGAATTGGTTGAGGCTTCTGCGCACCAAAAACTGATTCTGCCCTTTTCGCTGTGGCAAAAGTGTCAGCCGGATGCCGTACTGCGCGGCGAACAGCAAAGCGTACAGGGTTTTTGGCTCGCGCCTGAGGAAGAGGAAGAACCCGTAAAGCAATGGTTAGCAGTAGTACCGCTGATTGCGCTGCAATTTCCGAGCTTTCGCGATGGCCGCGCATACACCCAAGCCTACGTATTGCGCACCCGCTTGGGTTGGGCCGGGGAATTGCGTGCGGTGGGTGATGTATTGCGCGACCAGCTTAGCCATATGCGCCAATGCGGCTTCACCAGCTTTGCCATTCGCACCGACAAATCTGTTACGGATGCGCTCAAAGGGTTGTCGGGTATAAGTGTGCTCTATGGCCGCTCAGTCATTCAGCCGCTGCTATTATTTCGGCGGCGATGATTTTTAAATCATCATTGCGATACCCGCGTTAGCGGGTATCCATTTTCAGCCTCAAGTGAAAAATAAATGGCTGAATATTATGGCTGTGAATAATCCACCCAGGGATCAAACATCAAATCCTTTACCGCTTGTTTTTCAGCATTGCGGCGTTGGTCTTCACGCACCTGCTCGGGAGTTGGGTTGGCGGGTAACGGGCTGGGGGGAATATCGCTGGCGTGATATTCCGGTTTGGGCGGTTTGGGTAATGGCAGCGGTAGTTTAGTAATCGGTTGATTTAAATTGGCGATTTCCAAGCCCGCTAAAATAAAGGCGCCCGAGGCATAAAGCGCTGTAGTTTCGCGTTTGGTGGGTACGGGTTGATCGCCCGCAGATTGCACCTGGCCCAATATGCCGTTGGGCAAAATATAATTATTTAAACCCGCCCAGCCTCTCAGCACTTGCAGTAAATACTTATCGCGCTCGAGTAAACCGTGGTTAATGCCAAAGGCTAGTGCATAGGTAAAAAATGCGGTGCCGGAGGTTTCCGGTTCCGGGTAGGCTTCCAGATCCAACAAGCTTGCGCGCCAGAGTCCGTCCGGTTGTTGGAGTTTGGCGATACTGGCCATCATCTCCTGGAATAGTGTCACATACTGCGGGCGGCTTGGATAATTCTCCGGCATGGCTTCCAGAATACGGGCGAGTCCTGCTACTACCCAACCTTGTCCGCGCGACCAGAATATTTTTTTGCCGTTGGCGGAGCGGCGCTCGATAAAACGTTCATCGCGCGCAAATAAATTAACGTCTTTGTCGTAGAGGCGCTCGTACACGCGCCAAAATTGTTTATCCATGGCATCGATATATTTTGCATCGCCGGTAATTGCCGACATGCGTGTTAATACCGGCGGCGCCATAAATAATGAATCGCACCACCACCAGACTAATTTTTGTGGCGCAGGTGTGAGGCTTAAATAGGGTAGGGTGTAATCCAGCCGCTGTTGCAGCGGCATAAGCACGCCGGGCAAACCGGTGCGTAAATAAATAGCTTGATATAAATCACCAATGGCTTGATCGTCGGCATTAATTAAATGTACCGGCGCGCCGTGGCCTTGGTGGGCGTAGTTAAAACGCTGTGCAGTTTCCATGTTAAACGCGAGCACATCTGACACATTGGCAACATCCACTAATTTGGCGGTACCGACAAAAAATGTGGCGGAAATCCAGTTGGTGTTAATGTGCCGCCGTTTTAATTCAGGTTTGGTTTCTATTTCTTTTAGTCTCGCCACCTCCGCTAAGGCAAGTTTTTTAATTGTGGTGATAGTTTGTTCGCGCTCAGGGATTTTATTGCTAATGGTTTCTGCCTGAGGTGACGTAAACATCAAGCTACTGCTAATCGTTAGTGCGATGGCGAGTGTTTGTGTGAGCTTCACAATAAATCCTCGTTGTGGTAATAAATGATCGGGCAATAAAAAAATGCCGAGCTGTAAAAAACAGTCGGCATTTTTTTGATGCGGAGTTTTAGTATGTAATGCTGGCTTCCGGTATGGTATTTACCGTGGTGCCATCAGTCATAGTGAGTTTGAACATATACCAATAGGTTGTTCCTGCTACTACGCCGGTATCTACTAGCGTTCCCTCTTGCGGAGCGCTGGCGATAACACGGGTTCTACCACTGGCTTGGTTGCGGGTATTGCGATAGATCTCAACTACGCGAATAGATGGGAAGTCTTGCAGCTTCCAGCTCAAATTAATGCCATTGCTAACTTTACTACTCACTAGATTGGTTTTTGGTTCGAGTATTGTGTCGACGTAAGCAGGCTCTGTGCGCACCAATTCGTTTGTTGTCGCGTTATCAAACTCAACCCAGTAGTAATAATTTTTACCGGCAGTGGCGGTGGTGTCCTGCCAGCTAATGCTATCAGCGGTGGCGGTGCCGACTAATTGACTGCTGGAAAAATCCGCCGGTTGTGTATTGTCTGGCGTTTCTGCGCGATAAATATGAATGCTGCGTAATTCCATATTTTCGCTGCGCCAGGTTAGCTGTACTGGCACCATGTTGTTGATAATATTTAATTCCACTTGCGGAATTAAGCTAACTGACAATTGGGTTTTGGATGTTCCAGCATCGAGTTGACGATGTTTTTTACCACCGCGCAGTTCAGCGGAGTAAATATAATTTACATCCGGCACTACATTGGTATCGATCAGTTCACCTTGATCGCCATGAACATAACCAATTCGAATTTTATTGTCTGGTGCGTCCTCAGTGCTGCGGAAAATATGAGCACCGTTAAATTTTGCTTTGTTGCTATACAGGCGCACAGTCACTTTGTTCGTATCGCCTTGTGCGACTAATTTTGCCCAGCGAGTACCTTTAACACTGGTTGTGGCATAGTCGGGCACTGTTTGCATATCGCTACCCAAATAGAAGCTCGGGTGCGGTGGTTGGTTGTAACCTACATTTTGCCAGGCAATCGCTACACGGTATTGCGGGTTTTGCATCAGGGTAGGAATGCGATGATTGGTGGGAATCGGGCTGGAGAAAATCATTAGCTCGCTGCTGTCCGCTTTGGCCCAAACCACTTCTTCGCGCCAATCACCAATAATATCAGCAGAAATAGCAGGTGTGGCTTTGGTGCCATTGGCAGACACTGCGCTGTATAAATCGCCATTCAAAATAATATTGGAAACACTATTTTCGTAATCCCATTTATATACTTTGTTACCGTCCAGAATTTCGCGTAACAAATCACCATCCCACCAGAGTGCAAAATTAACTTGGGGTGGGCGAACATCACCAATTAATTGACCATTGGCTGCTACCAAGCCAGCAACGGCAGAAGAACTCCAGTTTTCATTGCCTGCAAAACGGGGGTCTATATCAATACTTACACCGCGACCAATATCGCCACCGTTAGTTGGGCGGCTCCACAATATTTGGCCGGTGGCCGCATCGTGCAATTCCACTCCGTATTCCACACCGTCTTTGGTGTAGCAGGAGGGGCATTCATGCACCATAAAAATTTCCTGGCCGGGGCGAGTAGGGTCTATGTCGGAAACATGCAGTGCATCGCCGTGGCCTAAACCTGTGCTGTAAAGTGCATGGCCGTTATCGTCGATGGTAGCAGCGCCGTAAATAATTTCATCGCGGCCATCGCTATCCACATCGGCAACCGACACACTGTGTGCACCCTGGCCGTAAACAATTTCATCGCCATTGGCGTTATTGGTATCAAACACCCAGCGCTCGCTGAATTTTCCATCGACCCAATCAAATGCAGCAACCACCGCGCGGGTGTAATAACCACGGGCCATAAATAAACTTGGTGTTTCACCATTCAAATAAGCGACGCCCGCCAGGAAACGATCCACGCGGTTGCCATAGGTATC
Coding sequences within it:
- a CDS encoding DUF934 domain-containing protein translates to MNNVIALAQSGAHIVEQDPWVFINSETELVEASAHQKLILPFSLWQKCQPDAVLRGEQQSVQGFWLAPEEEEEPVKQWLAVVPLIALQFPSFRDGRAYTQAYVLRTRLGWAGELRAVGDVLRDQLSHMRQCGFTSFAIRTDKSVTDALKGLSGISVLYGRSVIQPLLLFRRR
- a CDS encoding glycoside hydrolase family 105 protein; this translates as MKLTQTLAIALTISSSLMFTSPQAETISNKIPEREQTITTIKKLALAEVARLKEIETKPELKRRHINTNWISATFFVGTAKLVDVANVSDVLAFNMETAQRFNYAHQGHGAPVHLINADDQAIGDLYQAIYLRTGLPGVLMPLQQRLDYTLPYLSLTPAPQKLVWWWCDSLFMAPPVLTRMSAITGDAKYIDAMDKQFWRVYERLYDKDVNLFARDERFIERRSANGKKIFWSRGQGWVVAGLARILEAMPENYPSRPQYVTLFQEMMASIAKLQQPDGLWRASLLDLEAYPEPETSGTAFFTYALAFGINHGLLERDKYLLQVLRGWAGLNNYILPNGILGQVQSAGDQPVPTKRETTALYASGAFILAGLEIANLNQPITKLPLPLPKPPKPEYHASDIPPSPLPANPTPEQVREDQRRNAEKQAVKDLMFDPWVDYSQP
- a CDS encoding rhamnogalacturonan lyase, whose translation is MKLSYINTSLNSLKQPWLRKAVFSVCALTALSVPLSQAHQQQDKKKPDCRESQTCEIKKSVENLDRGLVVIPTENGNAISWRLLQKDPTKKGFHVFRNGKKLTKKPLASATFFMDTQGKAGDKYHVMIEGEHHLQDKKANSATAWSNAYLSIPLNKPKGDSILGMMHDYSANDASVADLDGDGDYEVIVKWNPSNAKDNSQSGYTGNVFIDAYTLEGEQLWRINLGKNIRAGAHYTQFIAYDFDGDGRAEIAMKTADGTVDGRGTVIGDASADYRNSSGYILNGPEYLTMFDGLSGEALDTIDYVPQRGNVGSWGDTYGNRVDRFLAGVAYLNGETPSLFMARGYYTRAVVAAFDWVDGKFSERWVFDTNNANGDEIVYGQGAHSVSVADVDSDGRDEIIYGAATIDDNGHALYSTGLGHGDALHVSDIDPTRPGQEIFMVHECPSCYTKDGVEYGVELHDAATGQILWSRPTNGGDIGRGVSIDIDPRFAGNENWSSSAVAGLVAANGQLIGDVRPPQVNFALWWDGDLLREILDGNKVYKWDYENSVSNIILNGDLYSAVSANGTKATPAISADIIGDWREEVVWAKADSSELMIFSSPIPTNHRIPTLMQNPQYRVAIAWQNVGYNQPPHPSFYLGSDMQTVPDYATTSVKGTRWAKLVAQGDTNKVTVRLYSNKAKFNGAHIFRSTEDAPDNKIRIGYVHGDQGELIDTNVVPDVNYIYSAELRGGKKHRQLDAGTSKTQLSVSLIPQVELNIINNMVPVQLTWRSENMELRSIHIYRAETPDNTQPADFSSSQLVGTATADSISWQDTTATAGKNYYYWVEFDNATTNELVRTEPAYVDTILEPKTNLVSSKVSNGINLSWKLQDFPSIRVVEIYRNTRNQASGRTRVIASAPQEGTLVDTGVVAGTTYWYMFKLTMTDGTTVNTIPEASITY